In one Musa acuminata AAA Group cultivar baxijiao chromosome BXJ2-5, Cavendish_Baxijiao_AAA, whole genome shotgun sequence genomic region, the following are encoded:
- the LOC103984171 gene encoding putative cell wall protein, whose protein sequence is MASFSSCSSLPLVILFLGLLSFAQVTLAGRSVPANSDKKETECVGQEGTVLIPGVGRYKIGSHEMPALRGLDHSGPAAAHGQYLPGNDDTFVPNPGFEVPNPFRVVIP, encoded by the coding sequence ATGGCGAGCTTCTCGAGCTGCTCTTCTCTCCCCCTAGTCATCCTCTTCCTGGGCTTGTTGTCCTTCGCCCAAGTCACCCTCGCCGGACGTAGCGTCCCCGCGAACTCAGACAAGAAGGAGACGGAGTGCGTCGGCCAAGAAGGCACGGTGCTGATCCCCGGCGTCGGGCGGTACAAGATCGGCAGCCATGAGATGCCTGCGCTTCGTGGTTTGGACCACAGTGGCCCGGCGGCTGCTCATGGTCAGTATCTTCCTGGGAACGACGACACCTTCGTTCCCAACCCCGGGTTTGAAGTCCCCAATCCGTTCCGCGTAGTGATTCCGTGA